The DNA sequence TTCACCTCGAGTGAGACTCATGAATCACATCACTCCATTCATATATATCTTCCTTGTCGGCACCGCCGATTCATGATCGATCATTAATCATTATCAGTGCGCAGAAAATTGCATATAAAGAGGGAGAAGCCTTGATCAATTATTTGTCAATTCCAAAATTAACTAATTAAGTACTCATGAATCTCCTAATCGGTTATATGCACTATATTTGGCAATGATCTAGATAGTTGATGCAAAAGTTTAGGCAGCAACAGTTGGATAAACTAAGGATTAACTTGGAAATGTCATATACAGCTTTCAGCTTGGATGCTATCTTGTTTGAAGTTTTTGAAGATGTGATACGTTGATTCAAAGATTGAGATGAgaaaaaataatattcacacataATTTCTTATTTCTATGAGCTAGGAGCATCTTGCTGATCTTAGGCCTATGATCGTGTAAAAGCTCAACTTATCAAGGTGCCCGCGCGCTTTGCTTCAACACAGTACACGAAGAGTTACTATACCCACATTGAAACTGCTCTTTTTTCGACTTCCACGTCCTCCAATGCTTTTGAATTATTAAAACAATAACTTATATCATCTTTAAGGCATCTAGATACCGTTACCAGACATATAGTAGCTCTAACAAGTCTGGATCTAGCTCTAGTAAACTTTCTCGAATCCTATGTACTTATAATCCAAGACTGAAACCATAtccatatattatatataagcTTCGGTTTTCTTAGTAATGCTTAAATTATGTCGCTGAGAGGTTCTAAAACATATTAAGAGAAAATTATACAATAGATTGAATAGATACTTGATGgtccaggaaaaaaaaaccaacatgGTATTGAAGACCTTGAAATTTATCAAATGATCATAGAAACTTGAGAATTTCTCAACTTCCGCGTGTGTTAAGCTAGGGTtaactcttcctcttcctcacaTAAAACCCTAGAGAAGATATTTTGTTTGCAAGCTCTTTCATGCATATATGCGAATCTTCGCAATCATGGCCGACCCGACATGTGAATCTTTGTTATCTACCACGTGATTGTTATCCCTTTTGTGCTTTGCAGTCAATCCAATTCAATTAGGCACAACAAACATGTGATGGAAAGAACGAGTGGTTACAAGACGAACTTCTTTTTCGTATGAGCTTGGGAAGCTGGCAATTCCAACCAACATATGAACTGTCCTCGTGTATCTTTTGCCGTTTTTGATAGTGCAGAGTGCGAGATGGGCCTAATAGGTTATTTTCTGATATCATTCTCTCGAATAATAAAAGATTTTTGATGGTAAAGTTTCGAGGATggttgttgtaaatgataactAGTGACTTATCCAAAACGacctaattttgtttttgtctgCTGGTCATGATCGATCGAGTTGGATGTTTATGAACTTTACATATTGCAACTCAAATATTCAAGTAATTGTAACAATGAAGGTTAATAATAGAAAAAATGTAAAATATTTTGATTTTCGCAACAAAAATGTGAAAGGTCTAGTTATAGTTTGATTAGAGACtttaataagaaaaaagaaattaatactTCCCCCCTTATATATACTTTGTGATAAAGGTGATCTAAATTTTGAATGTTTGACATTTACTCAGAGGATAACACGGAATCTCCTTTACCAAATATAATGAAATGGAAGAAAAACTCAACATAGTTCTAGTGCAGTGCAACATGACATGTTGTAAAACATAGTAGGAGGTCTCGAGAGCGAATCATGAATGCCAATGTGTGGTAGGACGTTGGGACATGTAGATACGATAGATCCGATAATAATGAAAAGGAGTTAATAAGACGGAGAAGGAGCACGTAGGGCTTCCTCTACACGGGTTGCaatttaggcctcgtttggttcacgaaaGGGAAATCGATTCCCTTGTCTTTTCCGTGGGGAATGGAAACTAAAGTTCTTGTCATATTTCCTTTCTTGTGTTCGGTAAAGCAGGGAAAACATCCAGGAAATAtcatttgatttcccttccgaTATTTGGTTGGTGtaggaaagaaaagtaaaaatatatcaatgttttAATAATACCAttctattttaaaataaaaacaacctgGAATAAATTTTCAACACTACCAAAGGTAATCAAGCACTACCAATGCTAGGGTATTATTGTCcaaaattattgcaattaatgTTAGGAAATGGGATAAGAAACTCAATCCTATGAAGTTTGAGTGGAATTAGTTTACCCTCAACATTCCCCTATATCAGGAAAGCATTTCCGGACTTTGAGGTTAGCAGACAAAGAAAAGGAATAACATTCCTTTCCTAAGTTCTCAAATCCGCGAAACAAACGAGACCTTAGGTTACGTTCACATCGGACTTCAATGCTTGCATGGCCATGCATAACTTCGGGAAAAATCCCATATGGATCTCACAAATATAAGAGCTATTATTCTCTACGTGTAGGTTTCTCGTTGGTCCATCTCGATTTAATTGTACACGTATGGGTTTCTATATATCTCACCCCACCCTACTTCTGAGAATCTGATTTCTGATATCAGTTCCAGATTTCATGCAGCTGCAACCACAGTATTATTTTTAGCACATGCGTTTATTTTTAGCACATGCGTTTATTTTTAGCACATGCGTATTTCTGATGTGGTCTGGAAGAAACTGCAGGTCTCTATCTCACCCAGACAATTTTCCGTACCTATGATCTCTCCTCCAAAAGTTTCAAGATTCTACGTACTTCTATCGCGCGCACTAAGCAAAACGGCACCTCTTGTGGGGTAGAAGCATTAGATTAAGCCAGTTACTAACTAGGCTAATTAATACGAACAAAAAGTAAATATCATTTTCTCTAACCATCAGAGATCGATCagcaaagaaattaaaaaggagacCAGGGTCGACCTAGCTAACCTATGCTGTTTACGTACTTATCCATCATGATATTAGAAAGATATATATGACAAATACTCTCATTAATTTACTATAAAAAGGAAAGCAAATCTCAAACTTTAGGATAACCCTATTACAAACTAAATTTAagtataattaattaaataccaggccaacatatatatatgaaacagaaaaaaaattatttatgtaCTAATAATTATGTATATAGACAGacctaattatatatatgtaattaatgATCCAAATTATTATAAATATAGACGATGAGTTGGGGGTGTTTACTGGTCTCCATTTACTCATTTAGTAACTGCATAGACCAGAGATCCTCCATGCTCCAGTAATTCTCTTGATTTGAATCCGGAGGGGGTACAACGTTAGGATGATCAGGAGGCTGAACCAGAGTTACTGGGTACGACGCCGTCGTGGGGCATAAAGGGTAGGTGGTTTCCATTGGGTCGAGACCAGTAGTGCTGCTCGATCCCATTTGGCTCGTGCTTGCCTGATCTGCAGTCCCTTCTGAGCTTTGTCCCTGTGAATTGCTCTGATCACCTTGCTTGATGTGCTTTTGGATTCGGGTTCTCCAGTAGTTCTTGATTTCATTGTCGGTCCGTCCTGGCAGATGCTTTGCGATTTTCGACCACCTGCATGAGCAATTAGGCTAAATTATTTAGCTAATTAAACACAACTATTTGCTAGTTCGCTGTAATTAAGTTCCTAGTATAAAAAGTTGCATGAACCGGATAAGAAATAAATAATTGATATAATTATACCCTTTGGGTTAGTCTACTGGATCCAATTCGTATAAGGTAAACAATGTCAGATTAGCCAAAAAGCTAAGAAAGAGCGATAATGACCGGTTGGAAGTTCCTAGTAACTTTTATGTGTTCAATG is a window from the Rosa chinensis cultivar Old Blush chromosome 2, RchiOBHm-V2, whole genome shotgun sequence genome containing:
- the LOC112185351 gene encoding MYB-like transcription factor EOBII, which encodes MDKKPCNSSSQDAEVRKGPWTMEEDLILINYIANHGEGVWNSLAKSAGLKRTGKSCRLRWLNYLRPDVRRGNITPEEQLLIMELHAKWGNRWSKIAKHLPGRTDNEIKNYWRTRIQKHIKQGDQSNSQGQSSEGTADQASTSQMGSSSTTGLDPMETTYPLCPTTASYPVTLVQPPDHPNVVPPPDSNQENYWSMEDLWSMQLLNE